One stretch of Kluyveromyces marxianus DMKU3-1042 DNA, complete genome, chromosome 8 DNA includes these proteins:
- the hyuA gene encoding uncharacterized protein: MTNRKLLIGVDVGGTNSDLVVVDPLQLEEEHRGVLAWHKAVTTPDVCVGIKKAIKTVLEDPQNDIQKSEIVSVTIGTTHFINAVIERDSNRLEKVAVIRLCGPYGKDMPPFGDFPEDLKLIINGFWCSLDGGYRVDAKEIRPLDEDGLRAACGKIRALGISAVALVSTFANMNNEHELRAAEIVREEIPDVDVVMSHTISGIGFIERENASILNASIKKFGRKIISSFTQATKSIGLNCTVLLSQNDGTVLSTKDALEMPIRTFSSGATNSMRGAAILCSRDPDVKGKSVIVCDIGGTTSDVGQLLPSGFPRQSSSYSYIGGVKMNFSMPHVESIGLGGGSIVRDQNGELTVGPDSTGSEIVSKAIIFGGDVITTSDVSIGETIDKFGIESLDRDLLQMGDVNKVKDLFTPDFKQRYDFAIAKKLENIIDRMKTSPDPIPVIFVGGGSFIAPPELKGTSKVITPPFYQVANAIGAALGKISSTVAEVKTFENFDQERDAYIQSLIDRATSEAIEKGALASSITVVTIISDAVPYVDKVYRLEVKVVGDIDYDSTFKVTKGTMEQISNGVDDDEENDEYISEEVFKSAQVSRIQKEAINYAEYRPTVVDGEWILSETDIDFISAGAYILGCGGGGDPNPDAIELKRLIREGARLRVMTLDEFEKKTEGKGTAINVGYCGSPLISGERLHGNEMLEATSLIERWEGKKTDGIFMFEIGGGNGLSGIWTAYHKDVPCIDLDLMGRAYPTQWQSLPSVVHDLHGYPYVALSDGNGMSMILTSTTDDIQMEDIIRDAMYHHGVQCACVEPSMTCNQMRNETVANPISNSWRIGRAVHIARTNSDMDSIPSRIIEAVGGPSAAKCLLKGKIIQVEKKMKRGYGFGVAVIEGVDDSTGTTIRIPFKNENIVCYKVNEDGTETALCSVPDLITLVDDDGHAVGTQDYRYGLIVYVMVFAPSDKWTTPKGIEIGGPKGFGEVFANIEYTPIGKYVEPIPITEEFA, from the coding sequence ATGACGAATAGAAAGTTGTTAATCGGAGTTGATGTTGGTGGAACCAACAGTGatttggtggtggtggacCCTCTACAGTTAGAGGAAGAACACAGGGGTGTCCTGGCGTGGCACAAGGCCGTTACTACACCAGACGTTTGTGTTGGTATCAAGAAGGCCATCAAGACAGTGTTGGAGGACCCTCAAAACGATATCCAAAAGTCCGAAATTGTTTCTGTAACGATCGGTACAACGCATTTTATCAATGCAGTAATAGAGCGTGACTCTAACCGTTTGGAAAAAGTGGCCGTTATAAGGCTCTGTGGTCCTTACGGTAAGGATATGCCTCCATTTGGAGATTTTCCAGAGGATTTGAAGCTCATCATCAATGGGTTCTGGTGTTCGCTCGATGGTGGGTATCGAGTGGACGCAAAAGAGATCAGACCGTTGGATGAAGACGGCTTGAGAGCGGCATGCGGGAAGATCAGGGCCCTTGGAATCTCGGCCGTAGCACTTGTATCCACTTTTGCTAATATGAATAACGAACACGAATTGAGAGCAGCAGAGATTGTACGAGAGGAGATTCCCGATGTGGATGTCGTTATGTCGCATACTATTTCTGGTATCGGCTTcatagaaagagaaaatgcCTCCATTTTGAACGCTTCCATCAAGAAATTCGGCCGCAAGATCATCTCATCGTTCACCCAGGCCACTAAGAGCATTGGGTTGAACTGTACTGTTCTCTTGTCTCAAAATGATGGTACTGTGCTTTCCACTAAGGATGCACTAGAAATGCCAATAAGAACCTTCTCCTCTGGTGCTACCAATTCTATGAGAGGTGCTGCTATTCTGTGTTCCAGAGACCCCGATGTGAAAGGAAAATCCGTCATTGTTTGTGATATTGGTGGAACCACCTCTGATGTCGGCCAGTTACTACCTTCTGGTTTCCCAAGACAATCTTCGTCTTATTCATACATTGGAGGTGTTAAGATGAACTTCTCCATGCCTCATGTGGAATCAATAGGTCTTGGTGGTGGCTCCATTGTTAGAGACCAAAATGGTGAACTAACAGTGGGCCCAGATTCCACTGGTTCAGAAATCGTGTCCAAGGCAATCATCTTTGGCGGTGATGTCATTACGACGTCCGATGTCAGTATCGGTGAAACAATCGATAAATTCGGCATTGAATCTCTTGATAGAGATTTACTGCAGATGGGAGATGTCAACAAAGTTAAAGACTTGTTCACCCCTGATTTTAAACAGAGGTATGACTTTGCCATtgccaagaagttggaaaacATTATCGATCGTATGAAAACTTCCCCAGATCCAATTCCAGTTATTTTTGTAGGTGGTGGTTCATTCATTGCTCCACCTGAGCTCAAGGGTACTTCAAAAGTCATAACCCCTCCTTTCTACCAAGTCGCGAATGCCATTGGTGCTGCGTTGGGTAAAATTTCGAGTACCGTTGCCGAAGTCAAGacttttgaaaacttcGATCAAGAGAGGGATGCATATATTCAAAGTTTAATCGACAGAGCTACTTCGGAAGCCATTGAAAAAGGAGCCTTGGCATCTTCTATTACCGTGGTTACAATTATATCTGACGCCGTGCCATATGTCGATAAAGTTTACAGATTAGAGGTTAAAGTAGTTGGTGATATTGATTATGACTCTACTTTCAAGGTTACGAAGGGTACCATGGAACAAATTTCTAACGGAGTGGACGACGAcgaagaaaatgatgagTACATCTCTGAAGAAGTCTTCAAGAGTGCTCAAGTTTCAAGAATACAAAAGGAAGCCATTAACTATGCTGAATACAGACCAActgttgttgatggtgaGTGGATTTTATCGGAAACAGACATCGACTTTATAAGTGCTGGTGCTTATATATTAGGatgtggtggtggaggTGACCCTAATCCAGATGCCATTGAATTAAAGAGGCTCATTAGGGAAGGAGCACGTTTGAGGGTCATGACATTAGATGAATTCGAGAAGAAAACTGAAGGAAAGGGTACTGCAATTAATGTTGGTTATTGCGGCTCTCCATTAATATCTGGTGAGAGATTACACGGTAACGAAATGCTTGAAGCAACTAGCCTAATCGAAAGATGGGAGGGTAAAAAGACCGACGGTATCTTCATGTTTGAAATTGGTGGAGGTAACGGTTTATCCGGTATATGGACAGCGTACCACAAAGATGTTCCATGTATCGACCTTGATCTAATGGGTAGAGCTTACCCAACTCAATGGCAAAGTTTGCCCTCGGTTGTCCATGACTTGCACGGATATCCATATGTCGCATTATCCGATGGTAATGGTATGTCAATGATTCTAACGTCTACTACGGATGATATCCAAATGGAGGATATCATTCGTGACGCGATGTATCACCATGGTGTACAGTGCGCGTGTGTTGAACCATCGATGACTTGCAACCAGATGCGTAATGAGACAGTTGCCAATCCAATTTCCAACTCTTGGAGAATCGGTCGTGCTGTTCACATAGCAAGGACAAACAGTGACATGGACAGTATTCCATCAAGAATAATTGAAGCCGTTGGTGGACCCTCCGCTGCGAAATGTCTATTGAAGGGTAAGATTATTCAagtggagaagaagatgaagagagGATACGGGTTCGGTGTAGCAGTCATTGAAGGTGTTGACGACAGCACTGGTACCACCATTAGAATTCCATTCAAGAACGAAAATATCGTTTGTTATAAAGTGAATGAGGATGGTACTGAAACAGCGTTATGTTCTGTTCCAGACTTGATTACCTTggttgatgatgatggcCATGCAGTTGGAACGCAAGATTACAGATACGGCTTAATTGTATATGTGATGGTGTTTGCGCCATCAGACAAATGGACTACTCCTAAAGGTATCGAGATTGGAGGACCAAAAGGATTTGGTGAAGTGTTCGCGAACATTGAATATACTCCTATTGGCAAATACGTCGAGCCTATACCAATAACGGAAGAGTTTGCTTAA
- the THI72 gene encoding nucleobase cation symporter-1 family protein: MTFLGKLHRLVVLDESDRTKNRDLVPMPVSRRRWGVYGYTSYWTLLCLCISTWSGGSSLLLFDVGTDGSVSVLGMNGQQTIGCIVLANFFISVAAILNSVYGSKYHIGYSVFQRIIFGVRGSAFGVLIRAILSVVWFASQSWLGGLCVNVVLSSWSRRFLNMKNTFPESVPMTSQELVGFVVFLVINVPVLMIRPEYYDHILAAGSFCMFFVGLGITIWAVKANGWSNGPLLTAPITASSSQLGWSWMANLNAWYSFIVAGIANQSDYARFNRRPRDSYIGTMIGVNVMGIVLPLMGIVTASAMLERYKQTFWMPNDICMFWLQEHYDAKSRAGAFFAGLGLLISQLGVNCASNAISGGMDLASIFPEYINIRRGALLIMLLAWPTQPWLFYNTSSTFITVMSSFTVFITPLTAMFMCDYYVIRKQVIKLSDLYVDSPKSIYWYQKGVNWRNMLCFLFGAAPGLPGLIHAANPKIHINSGINHFYQGSFVFQFVITFALYYIINTVFKPEVGQRDHVDYYHTFTEKELREWDMVPADDYNYPSIEFTNSSSKEVHYENPHADGSLQHLKMGYNETSKESMEES; the protein is encoded by the coding sequence ATGACGTTTTTGGGCAAATTGCACCGTTTGGTGGTGCTAGATGAGTCAGACCGGACTAAGAACAGAGACTTGGTTCCGATGCCCGTTAGCAGGAGGAGATGGGGCGTTTACGGGTACACGTCGTATTGGACGTTGCTATGTTTGTGCATTAGCACATGGTCTGGAGGGTCgtctttgttgttgtttgatGTGGGGACGGATGGGAGTGTGAGTGTGCTTGGAATGAATGGACAGCAGACTATTGGATGTATAGTGCTTGcgaacttcttcatcagcgTAGCAGCGATCCTGAACTCGGTTTACGGGTCGAAGTATCATATAGGGTACTCGGTGTTCCAGCGGATAATATTTGGGGTGCGTGGGTCAGCGTTTGGTGTGTTGATTCGGGCGATTCTTTCTGTGGTGTGGTTTGCATCGCAGTCGTGGTTGGGAGGGTTGTGCGTGAATGTGGTGCTTTCGTCGTGGAGCAGGCGGTTCTTGAACATGAAGAACACGTTTCCGGAGTCTGTGCCGATGACCAGCCAGGAGTTGGTTGGGTTTGTGGTGTTTTTGGTGATTAATGTGCCGGTTTTGATGATTCGGCCCGAGTACTACGACCATATTTTGGCAGCAGGGTCGTTCTGCATGTTCTTTGTTGGGCTGGGGATCACGATCTGGGCTGTGAAGGCGAACGGGTGGTCGAACGGGCCGTTGCTCACTGCGCCCATTACGGCGTCGTCGTCGCAGCTTGGATGGAGCTGGATGGCCAACTTAAACGCTTGGTACTCGTTTATCGTGGCCGGGATTGCCAACCAGTCCGACTATGCACGTTTCAACAGGAGGCCCAGGGACTCGTATATCGGGACCATGATTGGCGTGAACGTCATGGGGATCGTGCTCCCCTTGATGGGTATTGTCACGGCTTCGGCTATGCTTGAACGGTACAAGCAGACGTTCTGGATGCCCAACGACATCTGCATGTTCTGGTTGCAAGAACATTACGATGCGAAATCGAGGGCAGGGGCTTTCTTCGCTGGCCTGGGGCTCCTCATCTCGCAGCTCGGTGTCAACTGTGCCAGTAACGCCATTTCGGGCGGTATGGACTTGGCATCCATCTTCCCAGAGTACATCAATATCAGAAGAGGTGCTCTTTTAATCATGCTTTTGGCCTGGCCCACGCAGCCGTGGTTGTTCTACAACACCTCCTCGACGTTCATAACAGTGATGTCGTCGTTCACGGTGTTCATCACGCCTTTGACCGCAATGTTCATGTGCGACTACTACGTTATTCGCAAACAGGTCATCAAGTTGTCGGACTTGTATGTCGACTCCCCCAAATCCATCTACTGGTACCAGAAGGGGGTCAACTGGAGAAATATGTTGTGCTTCTTGTTTGGCGCTGCACCAGGTCTTCCGGGCCTCATCCACGCAGCTAACCCCAAGATCCACATAAATTCGGGCATCAACCACTTTTACCAGGGCTCGTTCGTATTCCAGTTCGTCATCACCTTTGCATTATACTACATCATTAACACAGTTTTCAAGCCGGAGGTTGGCCAGAGAGACCATGTCGATTACTACCATACATTCACTGAAAAGGAATTGCGTGAATGGGACATGGTGCCCGCAGATGACTACAATTATCCCTCCATCGAGTTCACAAACTCTTCCTCCAAAGAAGTTCACTACGAAAATCCTCACGCAGATGGTTCCTTGCAACATTTGAAGATGGGATATAACGAAACATCTAAAGAATCTATGGAAGAATCATGA
- the DIM1 gene encoding putative dimethyladenosine transferase, whose translation MGKAAKKKYSGASTSGKEVDAEKHLTTVFKFNTDLGQHILKNPLVAQGIVDKAQIKPSDIVLEIGPGTGNLTVRILEQARKVVAVEFDPRMAAELTKRVHGTPVEKKLEIMLGDFMKTELPYFDVCISNTPYQISSPLVFKLINQPKPPRVSILMFQREFAMRLLARPGDSLYCRLSANVQMWAHVTHIMKVGKNNFRPPPKVESSVVRIEIKNPRPQVDFNEWDGLLRIVFVRKNRTIAAGFKSTTVLEILEKNYKAYLAATATGGQSESDAAMGDARGDSLIPQVKAKIEQVLAETGLAEKRAGKCDQTDFLRLLYAFHQVGIHFA comes from the coding sequence ATGGGCAAGGCtgctaagaagaagtacaGTGGAGCGTCGACGTCGGGCAAAGAGGTGGATGCGGAAAAGCACCTCACCACCGTGTTCAAGTTCAACACGGACTTGGGCCAGCACATCTTGAAAAACCCGCTAGTGGCCCAGGGGATCGTCGACAAGGCCCAGATCAAGCCCTCGGACATCGTGCTTGAAATCGGCCCAGGTACCGGTAACCTAACGGTGCGGATTCTCGAGCAGGCGAGGAAAGTGGTTGCAGTCGAGTTCGATCCACGTATGGCAGCCGAATTGACGAAGCGTGTGCACGGCACACCAGTGGAGAAGAAACTCGAGATCATGTTGGGAGATTTCATGAAGACGGAGTTGCCATACTTTGACGTGTGCATCAGTAACACGCCGTACCAGATCTCGTCGCCGTTGGTGTTCAAGTTGATCAACCAGCCGAAACCACCGCGCGTGTCGATCCTCATGTTCCAGCGTGAGTTTGCGATGCGACTCTTGGCGAGACCGGGCGACTCGTTGTACTGCCGGTTGTCTGCTAACGTGCAGATGTGGGCACACGTGACACATATAATGAAGGTTGGCAAGAACAACTTCAGGCCTCCACCGAAGGTGGAGTCTAGCGTTGTGCGGATCGAGATCAAGAACCCTAGGCCGCAGGTGGACTTCAACGAGTGGGACGGGTTGCTCCGGATCGTGTTTGTGAGGAAGAACCGGACGATTGCGGCCGGGTTCAAGTCGACGACGGTGCTCGAGATACTGGAGAAGAACTACAAGGCGTACCTGGCGGCCACGGCCACCGGGGGGCAGAGCGAGAGCGATGCTGCCATGGGCGATGCCCGTGGCGACTCGCTCATACCGCAGGTGAAGGCCAAGATCGAGCAGGTCTTGGCTGAGACCGGGCTTGCCGAGAAGAGAGCCGGTAAGTGCGACCAGACGGACTTTTTGAGGCTGCTCTACGCATTCCACCAGGTGGGCATCCATTTCGCGTGA